In a genomic window of Wyeomyia smithii strain HCP4-BCI-WySm-NY-G18 chromosome 1, ASM2978416v1, whole genome shotgun sequence:
- the LOC129733873 gene encoding uncharacterized protein LOC129733873: protein MTALVESDTSTLEDKDVLLICEIIPLELEEDIIETVPVSAPVLASELQLESTAPSTEMLNEVLPSNEVRPIQPRMSDWNHEKYRNSFEPEKHWDLRRKFIEQHKCKIPEAELVALAQAFVNVEILGTVYSEEMMTRLDLLGSAIAKDYRRYKRCKPKRVTVLATVAAKDWIHQRSKRIKLCERRSFATHLLSPVFPVTSIEDVYRNFVLLDDDLEESGREFEKLGCGWIVHDMRRNEQLQQWEATVTVAGYLLVEVAGPFRKLRHKCQEVFLNLLRKKCYKVKTNPNRPWDSCNVERLESDQELDWNGNPYDRRLLVTASSKDQLREDNVGFRLLRKLGWGGGPLGKHQDGILDPIEVQAKRGRRGLGLPQLSLKPQQPDDSRFAHVPVNNNALLDGLDLTKIPFRIDVCFYKDLMRNFKTKKLGYDLIFSADFSETERGLLVKIASDLELHCTTITYDYENYQFVLMKHRMSPHELLVKLLVEKNHVYRSLYTVEPPEDGLFEYNEILELCS from the exons ATGACTGCACTCGTCGAATCTGATACGTCTACACTCGAGGATAAGGATGTGTTGCTGATTTGCGAAATAATTCCACTGGAACTGGAGGAAGACATCATTGAAACTGTCCCTGTATCAGCACCTGTATTAGCGTCTGAGCTCCAGCTGGAATCAACAGCTCCGTCAACCGAAATGTTGAATGAAGTATTACCAAGTAACGAAGTAAGACCCATCCAACCCAGAATGTCCGACTGGAATCatgaaaaatatcgaaattccTTCGAACCTGAAAAACACTGGGATCTCCGACGAAAGTTCATCGAGCAACACAAATGTAAAATTCCGGAAGCTGAGCTTGTGGCGTTAGCCCAAGCTTTCGTAAATGTAGAAATTCTGGGGACAGTTTATAGTGAAGAGATGATGACTCGTTTAGATTTGCTGGGATCTGCGATAGCGAAGGATTATCGCAGATACAAACGCTGCAAACCAAAGAGAGTCACAGTTTTGGCAACAGTTGCAGCGAAGGACTGGATTCATCAACGGTCAAAAAGGATAAAGCTGTGCGAACGTAGGAGTTTTGCCACTCATTTGCTGAGTCCAGTGTTCCCTGTTACCTCCATTGAGGATGTATACCGGAACTTTGTTCTTCTTGACGACGACCTAGAGGAAAGTGGAAGAGAGTTTGAGAAACTAGGCTGCGGATGGATCGTGCACGACATGAGGCGGAACGAGCAGCTACAACAATGGGAAGCAACGGTTACAGTTGCCGGCTATCTTTTAGTCGAAGTGGCAGGTCCATTTCGAAAGCTGAGGCATAAATGTCAAGAAGTTTTCCTAAATTTGCTGAGAAAGAAGTGCTACAAGGTTAAG ACTAATCCTAACCGACCTTGGGATAGTTGCAATGTAGAAAGACTAGAATCCGATCAGGAGTTGGATTGGAATGGAAATCCGTATGATAGACGTCTATTAGTTACTGCCTCATCAAAAGACCAACTTCGGGAAGACAATGTGGGCTTTCGTTTGTTGCGTAAACTCGGTTGGGGTGGAGGTCCTCTAGGTAAACACCAGGACGGCATCCTGGATCCTATAGAGGTACAAGCTAAACGCGGTCGAAGAGGGTTGGGCTTACCGCAGTTATCACTCAAACCGCAGCAACCAGATGATTCCCGCTTTGCTCATGTTCCCGTCAATAATAATGCGCTGCTGGATGGCCTAGACTTAACGAAAATACCTTTTCGAATCGACGTTTGTTTCTATAAGGATTTAATGAggaatttcaaaacaaaaaagctgGGTTATGATCTGATATTTTCGGCTGATTTTTCCGAAACAGAGAGGGGCTTGCTGGTgaa AATAGCATCTGACCTGGAGCTGCACTGCACCACAATCACCTACGACTATGAAAACTATCAGTTTGTGCTGATGAAGCATCGGATGTCACCCCATGAGTTGTTGGTAAAATTGTTGGTAGAGAAAAATCACGTTTATCGCTCGTTGTATACTGTCGAACCGCCTGAAGATGGCCTCTTTGAGTATAATGAAATATTAGAGCTGTGCTCTTGA